Proteins co-encoded in one Halodesulfovibrio marinisediminis DSM 17456 genomic window:
- a CDS encoding SO_0444 family Cu/Zn efflux transporter has translation MEIAIQYFKEVWEILLEASPYVLFGFFVAGLLKGFLPADFVARHLGNNKKGAVVKASMFGVPLPLCSCGVIPAAAGLRQQGASKGATTSFMISTPETGVDSIAITYALLDPIMTIVRPVAAFISALTAGTLVDAFPEKPKQGKVAFTPLNFAPTTLKKEEACTSGCCSSKPAGKTFKDKFTVGMQFAFGELVADIGKWLLIGILIAAVVSTFLPVTFFQDYVGDGLLSMILMVFIGVPMYVCATASTPIAAALALKGLSPGGALVFLLAGPATNAATITVVAQTLGKRVAFIYVTSIAVTSVILGLAVNWVYAKLGLSVFAWINDVETHQHGFVAYAATIILLFLVGRQFVGRSGHQHSESCGCH, from the coding sequence ATGGAAATTGCAATACAATATTTTAAAGAAGTATGGGAGATTCTGCTTGAAGCTTCCCCGTACGTTCTTTTTGGTTTTTTTGTTGCCGGACTTCTTAAAGGATTTTTGCCGGCTGACTTTGTAGCTCGGCATCTTGGTAACAACAAGAAAGGTGCAGTTGTCAAAGCTTCAATGTTTGGCGTTCCACTCCCACTTTGTTCATGTGGTGTTATCCCTGCTGCAGCGGGTCTTCGTCAGCAGGGGGCAAGCAAGGGCGCAACTACATCCTTCATGATTTCGACTCCAGAGACTGGAGTCGATTCTATCGCCATTACTTATGCGCTGCTTGATCCCATTATGACTATTGTTCGCCCAGTAGCTGCTTTCATATCTGCCCTTACCGCGGGTACTCTTGTTGATGCGTTCCCTGAAAAGCCAAAGCAGGGAAAAGTTGCATTTACTCCTCTTAACTTTGCACCGACCACATTGAAGAAAGAAGAGGCTTGCACCTCCGGCTGTTGTTCTTCCAAACCGGCAGGAAAAACGTTCAAAGATAAATTTACTGTCGGTATGCAGTTTGCCTTTGGCGAACTTGTGGCTGATATAGGCAAGTGGTTGCTTATTGGCATACTTATCGCTGCTGTTGTTTCCACATTTCTTCCAGTTACCTTCTTTCAGGATTATGTAGGTGACGGTCTCCTCAGCATGATCCTGATGGTGTTCATCGGGGTTCCAATGTATGTGTGCGCGACCGCATCTACCCCAATTGCGGCAGCGCTCGCACTTAAAGGACTTTCTCCGGGTGGTGCTCTAGTGTTCTTGCTCGCAGGACCGGCAACTAACGCTGCAACCATTACTGTAGTGGCACAGACTCTTGGTAAGCGCGTTGCGTTTATTTACGTGACATCCATCGCGGTAACATCAGTAATTCTCGGTCTTGCTGTGAACTGGGTGTACGCAAAGCTCGGTTTGTCCGTATTTGCTTGGATTAATGACGTTGAAACGCATCAGCATGGTTTTGTGGCATACGCTGCTACAATTATTTTACTTTTCCTCGTAGGTCGACAGTTTGTCGGTCGTTCTGGGCATCAACATAGTGAATCCTGCGGCTGTCATTAA
- a CDS encoding PFL family protein: MLSDREVLSTLAMLRNEHLDVRTVTLGVSLFDCASHDFDVFADRVRTKIRHYSKKLVATCDEVGDKYGIPIVNKRISVSPMGVVCASYTPEQMVKACKILDEAAQEAGVDFLGGFGALVEKGMTKGDRALIDSLPEALAVTQRVCSSINVASSRTGINMDAVALMGQRIKDIAARTADKDGLGCAKLVVFANIPQDVPFMAGAYLGVGEPEAVINVGVSGPGVVKKAIDRAVQDGSAKSLGDVAEVIKRTAFKVTRVGEIIGKEVAERLGLPFGVADLSLAPTPEVGDSVGEIFEAVGLSSIGAPGSTAVLAMLNDAVKKGGAFASSHVGGLSGAFIPVSEDSSIAAAAASGALTMEKLEAMTSVCSVGLDMVAVPGDTSASTLSGIIADEMAIGMINSKTTAVRIIPVPGKGVGDSVSFGGLLGEAQIMAVPGGNAESFIKLGGRIPAPIHSLKN; this comes from the coding sequence ATGCTTTCAGATCGCGAAGTGCTCAGTACTTTAGCAATGCTCCGAAATGAGCATTTGGACGTTCGTACCGTAACACTTGGTGTGAGTCTTTTTGATTGTGCAAGCCATGATTTTGATGTGTTTGCCGATCGTGTTCGTACCAAGATCAGACATTATTCAAAAAAACTTGTGGCTACCTGTGATGAGGTAGGCGACAAGTACGGTATTCCTATTGTAAACAAGCGCATTAGCGTAAGCCCTATGGGTGTTGTGTGTGCTTCTTATACGCCGGAACAGATGGTGAAAGCGTGTAAGATTCTTGATGAAGCAGCACAGGAAGCTGGCGTAGATTTTCTTGGCGGCTTCGGTGCGCTGGTTGAGAAAGGCATGACTAAAGGTGACCGTGCCCTTATCGATTCTCTTCCGGAAGCATTGGCTGTGACGCAGCGTGTCTGTTCCTCAATTAACGTTGCGTCTTCCAGAACCGGTATCAACATGGACGCTGTTGCTCTTATGGGACAGCGTATTAAGGATATTGCAGCGCGCACTGCGGATAAGGACGGTCTTGGCTGTGCTAAGCTTGTTGTGTTTGCTAATATTCCTCAGGATGTACCTTTTATGGCAGGTGCTTATCTTGGTGTGGGCGAGCCTGAAGCTGTTATCAACGTAGGTGTTTCCGGTCCGGGTGTTGTTAAAAAAGCAATCGACCGTGCCGTGCAGGATGGTAGCGCTAAAAGCCTTGGCGACGTCGCAGAAGTTATTAAGCGTACTGCGTTTAAAGTAACCCGCGTAGGTGAAATCATTGGTAAGGAAGTAGCTGAGCGTCTCGGACTTCCGTTCGGTGTGGCTGACCTTTCCTTGGCTCCGACTCCGGAAGTTGGTGACTCTGTAGGTGAAATTTTTGAAGCCGTTGGTCTCTCTTCCATCGGTGCTCCGGGATCAACTGCTGTACTGGCAATGTTGAACGATGCTGTTAAAAAAGGCGGCGCATTCGCATCTTCCCATGTGGGCGGTCTTTCCGGTGCGTTTATCCCAGTGTCTGAAGATTCCAGTATTGCAGCTGCAGCTGCGTCCGGTGCGCTGACTATGGAAAAGCTCGAGGCTATGACAAGCGTTTGTTCTGTAGGGCTCGATATGGTTGCAGTGCCGGGTGATACTTCCGCTTCAACACTTTCCGGTATTATTGCTGACGAAATGGCAATTGGTATGATCAACAGCAAAACAACTGCTGTGCGCATTATTCCTGTTCCGGGAAAAGGTGTTGGCGATAGCGTATCCTTTGGCGGTCTTCTCGGTGAAGCCCAGATCATGGCTGTACCGGGCGGTAATGCAGAGTCGTTCATTAAGCTTGGTGGCCGTATTCCAGCGCCAATCCATAGTTTGAAAAACTAG
- a CDS encoding aspartate/glutamate racemase family protein: MKKIGLLGGMSWETTITYYRLLNEGARNRLGGFHSCKILMDSVDFAELRELVSKGDWASVGTKLAQAGLNTEAGGADMLLIGANTMHHVANTVQGALEIPVLHIADAIAIKATELNVHKLGLLGTAFTMEQDFITRPLADKYGLEVIVPDKEARGVIHDSIFNEFSNGKFLDSTREKYISIIHELKNNGAEAIILGRPEIGLLMKNTDCKIPFIDTVQAHVDMALDTAFAE; encoded by the coding sequence ATGAAAAAGATCGGATTATTGGGCGGCATGTCTTGGGAAACAACAATAACCTACTACCGTCTGTTAAACGAAGGTGCCCGTAACCGCCTTGGCGGATTTCATTCTTGTAAAATCCTTATGGACAGTGTCGACTTTGCTGAACTGAGAGAGTTAGTCAGCAAAGGCGACTGGGCATCCGTCGGTACCAAACTAGCGCAAGCCGGACTGAATACTGAAGCTGGTGGTGCAGACATGCTCCTCATTGGCGCAAATACCATGCATCATGTTGCTAACACCGTACAAGGCGCGCTCGAAATACCCGTGCTTCACATTGCTGACGCAATCGCCATTAAAGCGACAGAACTCAACGTTCATAAGCTCGGATTGCTCGGAACAGCTTTTACGATGGAACAAGATTTCATTACGCGTCCACTCGCAGACAAGTACGGACTCGAAGTAATCGTGCCAGATAAAGAAGCGCGCGGTGTTATCCACGACAGCATCTTTAACGAATTCAGCAACGGCAAATTCTTGGACAGCACTCGTGAAAAATACATCAGCATTATACATGAACTCAAAAATAACGGTGCTGAAGCGATTATTCTAGGGCGTCCCGAAATCGGACTACTTATGAAAAATACCGATTGCAAAATCCCATTCATCGATACCGTTCAGGCACACGTCGACATGGCACTTGATACAGCTTTTGCTGAATAA
- a CDS encoding VgrG-related protein — translation MSVTQISMTQVQGVLQQSKRRTGAKLLNDAANKNGVSRFETLLREPQQVADAMASSQSLNPAALQIKNSYFGLSEAERAVPSGMNLRNVSALATLINVASVEPTVLSGALKTLTEAAEKNQLETVSAYGVGVNLQGMMSREVENDSMDTVAQVSDSAMGDSTDENESRSVEHIVTNELRGALATMFESGAAGNIGAIGYDETGGTSYGKYQFSSARGTMDDFLTYLDTHASDISLHLRAAGAVNTGSKEGEMPTAWQEVANIDPVRFEKMQDAFMQSRYFTPVARVIQDKMDVSHLSTAMEEVLLSTSLQHGPRGAVKIFAKAFGETGGFSEEMQEAFIKNVYALRRNEFATSTPKIQESVQNRLDTELNVALSMLA, via the coding sequence ATGTCTGTTACCCAAATCTCTATGACGCAGGTGCAGGGAGTCCTGCAGCAGTCAAAAAGACGCACTGGTGCGAAATTACTTAATGATGCTGCAAATAAAAACGGCGTTAGTCGTTTTGAAACCTTGCTTAGAGAACCGCAGCAGGTTGCAGATGCTATGGCATCTTCTCAATCTCTTAACCCAGCTGCCTTACAAATTAAAAATTCATATTTCGGATTATCGGAAGCTGAGCGTGCAGTACCTTCTGGAATGAACCTCAGGAATGTTTCTGCACTCGCAACACTTATTAATGTAGCATCAGTTGAACCAACTGTTTTAAGTGGTGCGCTCAAAACACTGACAGAAGCGGCTGAGAAGAATCAGCTGGAGACTGTTTCTGCATATGGTGTTGGTGTAAATTTGCAGGGTATGATGAGTCGTGAAGTTGAAAATGACTCTATGGATACCGTTGCTCAAGTTTCTGACAGTGCTATGGGTGATAGCACTGATGAAAATGAATCAAGAAGTGTAGAACATATTGTAACTAATGAGCTTCGTGGGGCATTAGCAACTATGTTTGAATCTGGTGCTGCCGGAAATATTGGTGCCATTGGTTATGATGAAACAGGTGGAACCTCGTATGGTAAGTACCAGTTCTCATCTGCTCGTGGAACAATGGACGATTTTTTGACGTATCTTGATACACATGCATCTGACATCTCATTACATCTTAGAGCGGCTGGTGCTGTGAACACGGGATCAAAAGAGGGAGAAATGCCTACTGCCTGGCAGGAAGTGGCAAATATTGACCCTGTACGTTTTGAGAAAATGCAGGATGCTTTTATGCAGTCCCGCTATTTTACTCCAGTAGCCCGAGTAATTCAGGATAAAATGGATGTTTCTCATTTGAGTACCGCTATGGAAGAAGTGTTGCTTTCTACTTCCTTGCAGCATGGTCCTCGTGGTGCTGTTAAAATTTTTGCAAAAGCATTTGGCGAAACAGGTGGTTTCTCTGAAGAAATGCAGGAAGCATTTATTAAAAATGTCTACGCATTGCGCAGAAATGAATTTGCAACTTCGACTCCGAAAATTCAGGAAAGTGTTCAGAACAGACTGGATACCGAGCTTAATGTCGCATTATCAATGCTTGCTTAG
- a CDS encoding ribonucleoside triphosphate reductase — translation MPKQILKRDGCIETWSLERIAQAILKALKSSGIKDPLLSKRLARKVEEKLANVETPEQEQVQDTVQQVLMEARLYAVAERYIIYREKRREMRTQDQAYFDVSSMIESYLDRSDWRVNENSNMGHSFQGLILHMAGSVQARYVLEKYPEEIRQAHTHGYFHIHDLSFGLAGYCSGWSLRDLLLEGFNLEGRCCSAPAKHFDSACGQIVNFLGTLQNEWSGAQAFNNVDTYLAPFIRLDNLDYPTVRQQIQKLVYNLNTTSRWGGQSPFTNFTFDMVVPAHIANEPIIIGGAFQDTTYGEYQKEMDMINRAFLEVMLEGDADGRIFSFPIPTYNVTKDFDWDSKPAQLLMELTAKYGVPYFQNFINSDLNPEDVRSMCCRLQMDLREIRKKTGGLFGAGDLTGSIGVVTLNLPKLAYLAHNEEDFLDLVEEYAEMAKESLEFKRKLCQQNLEAGMFPFSRRYLKNGYKGHFSTIGLIGGHEACLNLLGKGIESESGLRLMRRVLNHLRALTVRFQEETGNLYNLEATPGEGTCYRLAKTDKELYADIISAGNEVPYYTNSTLLPVGLTSDVFYALEHQNELQTLYNGGTVFHSFLGEAVPEPESVKNYLIKAMSNTKIPYISVTPTFSICKEHGYINGEHFNCPTCGSEAEVYTRVVGYYRPVKRWNKGKQEEYRQRQEYALTALTDCGC, via the coding sequence ATGCCCAAACAGATTCTGAAGCGAGACGGTTGCATCGAAACTTGGTCCCTCGAACGAATTGCCCAAGCTATTCTTAAAGCACTCAAAAGCAGTGGTATTAAAGACCCACTTCTTTCAAAAAGACTTGCACGTAAGGTCGAAGAAAAACTTGCAAATGTCGAAACCCCTGAGCAAGAACAAGTTCAAGATACTGTTCAGCAAGTGCTCATGGAAGCTCGCTTGTACGCTGTAGCAGAACGTTACATCATTTACCGTGAAAAACGCCGTGAAATGCGTACTCAGGATCAGGCTTACTTCGATGTATCCAGCATGATCGAAAGCTACCTTGACCGTAGCGACTGGCGCGTTAACGAAAACTCCAACATGGGGCATTCATTCCAGGGTCTCATCCTGCATATGGCTGGCTCTGTTCAGGCTCGCTACGTGCTCGAAAAATATCCGGAAGAAATCCGTCAGGCACACACTCACGGTTACTTCCACATTCACGATCTTTCCTTTGGTCTTGCAGGCTACTGCTCCGGCTGGAGCCTTCGCGACCTGCTCCTTGAAGGATTTAACCTTGAAGGACGTTGTTGTTCTGCTCCTGCAAAACACTTCGATTCCGCTTGCGGTCAGATTGTAAACTTCCTTGGCACACTGCAGAACGAATGGTCCGGTGCACAGGCATTCAACAACGTTGATACTTACCTTGCGCCATTTATTCGTCTCGATAATCTTGATTACCCGACTGTTCGTCAGCAGATCCAAAAACTGGTTTACAACCTGAACACTACTTCCCGTTGGGGTGGCCAGAGCCCGTTCACCAACTTTACTTTCGATATGGTTGTTCCTGCACACATTGCAAACGAACCAATCATCATCGGTGGTGCGTTCCAGGATACAACCTACGGCGAGTACCAGAAAGAAATGGATATGATTAACCGTGCGTTCCTTGAGGTTATGCTCGAAGGTGACGCAGACGGTCGTATCTTCTCATTCCCTATCCCGACTTACAACGTTACCAAAGACTTTGACTGGGATTCTAAACCAGCTCAGCTTCTTATGGAACTGACTGCCAAGTACGGTGTTCCGTACTTCCAGAACTTCATCAACTCCGACCTTAATCCGGAAGATGTTCGTTCTATGTGCTGCCGTCTGCAGATGGATCTTCGTGAAATCCGCAAAAAAACCGGTGGCCTCTTTGGCGCTGGCGACCTCACCGGTTCTATCGGTGTTGTTACCCTGAACCTGCCTAAACTTGCATACCTTGCACACAACGAAGAAGACTTCCTCGACCTCGTTGAAGAATACGCAGAAATGGCAAAAGAATCTCTCGAGTTCAAACGCAAACTTTGCCAGCAGAACCTCGAAGCAGGCATGTTCCCATTCTCTCGTCGCTACCTCAAAAACGGCTACAAAGGTCACTTCTCCACCATCGGTCTCATCGGTGGTCACGAAGCTTGCCTCAACCTGCTCGGTAAAGGTATCGAATCTGAAAGTGGTCTGCGCCTTATGCGCCGTGTTCTCAACCACCTGCGCGCTCTTACCGTGCGTTTCCAGGAAGAGACCGGCAACCTGTACAACCTTGAAGCAACTCCGGGTGAAGGCACTTGTTACCGTCTGGCTAAAACAGACAAAGAACTCTACGCAGACATTATCTCTGCCGGTAACGAAGTACCATACTACACTAACTCCACCCTGCTTCCAGTAGGTCTTACCAGCGACGTATTCTACGCTCTTGAGCACCAGAACGAACTGCAGACCCTCTACAATGGTGGTACCGTATTCCACTCCTTCCTCGGTGAAGCTGTACCGGAACCGGAAAGCGTAAAGAATTACCTCATCAAAGCTATGAGCAATACCAAAATTCCTTACATCTCCGTAACTCCGACCTTCTCCATTTGTAAGGAACACGGCTACATCAACGGTGAACACTTCAACTGCCCAACTTGCGGCAGCGAAGCAGAAGTATACACCCGCGTTGTTGGCTACTACCGCCCAGTAAAACGCTGGAACAAAGGTAAACAGGAAGAATACCGTCAGCGTCAGGAATACGCTCTCACCGCACTTACCGACTGCGGCTGCTAG
- a CDS encoding glycine cleavage system protein R produces the protein MKKVVVSFLGKDSPGVVHAVASLLTGLDCNINEVSQTILHSEFAAIVIAEMPDGCTVEVLQDALEKGLAERQVDLSVTARLYDGRSWTAENPQPFVVTVDGPDQKGLVAAISGILGEHNVNIANLKAIVPEDQPDGYALIVFEVIVPGSVELSALRGVLNTKAEELSVRVSVQHRDIFEAVHRVQPV, from the coding sequence ATGAAAAAGGTAGTTGTATCATTTCTCGGCAAAGATAGTCCGGGAGTCGTACATGCGGTTGCCAGCCTGCTTACAGGGCTGGATTGCAACATTAATGAAGTAAGTCAAACTATCCTGCATAGTGAATTTGCTGCAATCGTAATTGCTGAAATGCCTGACGGTTGTACTGTTGAAGTTTTGCAGGATGCACTGGAGAAGGGACTTGCTGAACGACAGGTTGATCTTAGTGTTACAGCACGCCTTTATGACGGTAGGAGCTGGACTGCTGAAAACCCTCAACCATTTGTAGTAACAGTAGATGGTCCTGATCAAAAGGGGCTCGTTGCTGCAATTTCAGGTATTCTTGGCGAGCACAATGTGAATATTGCCAACCTGAAAGCTATTGTTCCTGAAGACCAGCCAGACGGGTATGCTCTCATTGTTTTTGAGGTAATTGTCCCTGGTTCTGTAGAGCTTTCTGCTCTGCGTGGTGTGTTGAACACAAAAGCCGAAGAACTTTCGGTGCGGGTAAGTGTTCAGCATAGGGATATTTTTGAAGCTGTGCACAGGGTTCAGCCTGTGTAG
- a CDS encoding helicase C-terminal domain-containing protein encodes MFRPFTTPIEDIAIVFGHERSLSNGEKRIYSVAALRISKDATVSEFTSHIRSEKLRAREFAHSQLGEAKLKKAPDEITVSGHLQDFLEGVDHIVGYVPNGHIISLEPLCNNERIIDAALLADYFMPWTGAATAKSLWEYIHKQERQKISFSALEGAELCVDLLKHLFSTVLNDTSFPAASALRYYLGTSSTLFGTFCCHMLEHYGDYFGTSLITPASKSETADWEQFLEKAPKKEKIDSQTEAYRELPEDEIQQLYEQLAHKRKGYSVRKPQVDYASHVARAINTNAVACIEAGTGTGKTLGYLLPVMEFLKRNPSQRIAIATYTKSLQKQLYGNELDSCRELFGQYNDIPVALIKGKSNYVCAHKLNDILSPLLNGVELLAWLYFANICYRYRITDLDDISPRMRAYFDEGRILSNFAQEVSAGSGCFSTHKQCPGNIVTAEAAQSRLVITNHNKLVLMESDPQLSDLFKHCIIDEANHFEDAVRTTLSPEVSTSDISFYCRYLREQCRKLILAPSTPEPVELKAEAVVSEIAYTITKINALRDQFKQMNQAAAYGAVPVTPAHKAFTQGDVVNDLKILNKHLERIHELSAFFTGKKAKDLPLGYKTISRCRTMRTLLQEVSVNLMMIRKGLHEDGTWNSVHVFPRNWILCGGQVYMGAFIRESIIKERDTIILTSATLTHQSSFTPYRRTLGLGKSDLLQFSDKEAPPKPCFVARVAPPFTPDYSLVVPSDAPSALYEHKKIWLEYTLSVLPKLIEYNDGATLVLCASYEDLEALRKNLEATYDGSYPLLFQRKGEPATALIEEFRTTRESVLFGVETFWHGVDFPGNTLTQVVITRLPFPAPNSPLMDARKRFLPDGVFWERYRYETAIKFRQGVGRLIRRETDSGLVVVLDNRLLKNQRLAPCQIIQGMRNIPERHRGRSWKKAE; translated from the coding sequence ATGTTTCGTCCTTTTACTACTCCTATCGAAGATATTGCCATTGTCTTCGGGCATGAACGCAGCCTTAGCAACGGTGAGAAGCGAATCTACTCCGTTGCTGCGTTACGCATCTCCAAAGATGCTACTGTAAGCGAGTTCACCTCCCATATCCGCTCCGAAAAACTCCGTGCGCGAGAGTTTGCCCATTCGCAACTTGGAGAAGCAAAATTAAAAAAAGCACCGGACGAGATCACTGTTTCCGGCCATCTTCAGGATTTTCTGGAAGGTGTTGATCATATCGTAGGTTACGTTCCAAACGGACACATCATCTCACTGGAACCGCTTTGCAACAACGAGCGCATCATTGATGCCGCCCTGCTGGCAGACTACTTTATGCCATGGACTGGTGCAGCCACAGCAAAGTCCCTATGGGAATATATCCATAAGCAGGAGCGTCAAAAAATCAGCTTTTCTGCGCTGGAAGGAGCAGAACTCTGCGTCGATTTGCTCAAACATCTCTTTAGCACTGTCCTGAATGACACATCGTTCCCTGCAGCCAGTGCCCTGCGTTACTACCTTGGCACAAGCAGCACGCTTTTCGGTACATTCTGCTGTCACATGCTTGAGCACTATGGAGACTATTTTGGTACTTCGCTCATTACTCCGGCATCAAAATCGGAAACAGCAGATTGGGAGCAGTTTCTGGAAAAAGCTCCCAAAAAAGAAAAAATAGATTCTCAAACGGAAGCATATCGGGAACTGCCCGAAGACGAAATTCAACAACTTTACGAGCAGCTTGCCCACAAACGTAAGGGATACTCTGTCCGTAAACCGCAAGTTGACTACGCTTCCCATGTTGCACGCGCTATCAACACAAACGCCGTTGCCTGTATCGAGGCAGGCACTGGAACAGGTAAAACTCTTGGCTATCTGCTTCCTGTCATGGAATTTTTGAAGCGCAATCCTTCGCAGCGTATTGCCATCGCCACCTACACAAAGAGCTTACAGAAACAGCTGTACGGAAACGAGCTGGATTCCTGCCGAGAACTGTTTGGGCAGTACAACGATATACCTGTTGCCCTTATCAAAGGAAAATCAAACTACGTCTGTGCTCACAAGCTCAACGACATTCTTTCTCCACTGCTGAACGGCGTAGAACTGCTCGCGTGGCTTTATTTTGCGAACATCTGCTACCGTTATCGCATTACAGACTTAGACGATATTTCGCCGCGTATGCGTGCCTACTTCGACGAAGGACGTATCTTAAGTAATTTTGCACAGGAAGTTTCAGCAGGAAGCGGCTGCTTCAGTACCCACAAGCAATGTCCGGGTAACATTGTTACTGCTGAGGCAGCGCAATCACGTCTTGTCATCACAAACCACAACAAGCTGGTGTTGATGGAAAGCGACCCGCAGTTGAGTGATTTGTTCAAGCATTGCATTATCGACGAAGCAAACCACTTTGAAGATGCCGTTCGCACAACCTTGAGTCCGGAAGTCTCCACTTCGGATATTTCATTCTACTGCCGCTACCTTCGTGAGCAATGCCGAAAGCTTATTCTGGCTCCATCCACACCTGAACCAGTAGAACTTAAGGCAGAAGCAGTAGTTAGCGAAATTGCCTACACCATCACCAAAATCAACGCCCTGCGTGACCAGTTCAAACAAATGAATCAGGCAGCAGCTTACGGAGCCGTACCTGTTACGCCTGCGCACAAGGCCTTTACACAAGGCGATGTGGTAAACGACCTGAAGATTCTCAACAAACATCTGGAGCGCATCCACGAACTTTCTGCGTTCTTTACCGGAAAAAAAGCGAAAGACCTTCCTTTAGGATACAAAACCATCTCGCGTTGCCGCACAATGCGCACGCTGCTCCAAGAAGTCAGCGTGAACCTTATGATGATTCGTAAAGGACTGCACGAAGACGGCACATGGAATTCTGTACATGTTTTTCCACGCAACTGGATTCTCTGCGGCGGACAAGTATACATGGGAGCCTTTATCCGCGAATCCATAATCAAAGAACGCGACACCATAATTCTTACATCTGCCACCCTCACCCACCAGTCCAGCTTCACCCCGTACAGACGGACCTTAGGACTGGGTAAAAGTGATCTTCTCCAATTTTCAGATAAAGAAGCACCACCAAAACCATGCTTTGTTGCCCGCGTAGCCCCACCTTTTACACCGGATTATTCACTTGTTGTTCCTTCAGATGCTCCAAGTGCTCTCTACGAGCACAAAAAAATCTGGCTAGAATACACTCTCAGCGTGCTGCCAAAGCTTATTGAATACAACGACGGAGCGACTCTTGTACTCTGCGCCAGCTATGAGGACTTGGAAGCCCTTCGAAAAAATCTGGAAGCTACGTATGATGGCAGCTACCCACTTCTTTTCCAAAGAAAAGGTGAGCCAGCAACCGCGCTTATTGAAGAATTCAGAACAACGCGAGAAAGCGTTTTATTCGGTGTAGAAACGTTCTGGCATGGTGTAGATTTCCCGGGCAATACACTCACTCAGGTTGTCATTACACGGCTGCCATTTCCTGCACCTAACTCTCCGCTTATGGATGCCCGAAAGAGATTCCTTCCTGACGGAGTTTTCTGGGAACGCTATCGATACGAAACAGCGATAAAGTTCAGACAAGGGGTAGGCAGGCTCATCAGACGTGAGACTGATTCCGGACTCGTAGTGGTTCTGGACAACAGGTTGCTAAAAAATCAACGTCTGGCCCCTTGCCAGATCATTCAGGGGATGAGGAATATTCCTGAACGCCATCGTGGGCGAAGTTGGAAGAAAGCTGAATAA